In the Pseudomonas sp. DTU_2021_1001937_2_SI_NGA_ILE_001 genome, one interval contains:
- a CDS encoding SPOR domain-containing protein — translation MLDKAYKQRMVGALVLIAIAVIFLPMLFTRQDETRSVRVDAPAAPDAPAMQPVQIEPVAVPEQQPLAQTESTPPTQPIGPAPTQAVPAAPAQPATSNAAATTAPATKPAAAATPAPAAKPAAKPAPTPPANAAGNQAPTQSSTQAKAATPAGVDANGLSVSWSVQLASMSNRANADNLQKTLRAQGYNAYIRTSEGVNRVFVGPLIERAEADRLRDQLDKQQKLKGIVVRFQPERG, via the coding sequence ATGCTGGACAAGGCTTACAAACAGCGGATGGTAGGGGCCCTGGTGCTGATCGCGATTGCGGTGATCTTCCTGCCCATGCTGTTTACTCGCCAGGACGAGACCCGTAGCGTACGGGTCGACGCGCCGGCAGCGCCCGACGCGCCGGCCATGCAGCCGGTGCAGATCGAGCCGGTTGCCGTGCCCGAGCAGCAGCCGCTGGCGCAGACCGAGTCGACCCCGCCGACACAGCCCATCGGACCTGCGCCGACCCAGGCCGTCCCGGCTGCGCCTGCCCAACCTGCCACCAGCAACGCCGCTGCGACGACCGCGCCCGCCACCAAGCCGGCAGCGGCTGCAACGCCAGCGCCTGCCGCGAAACCAGCGGCAAAGCCCGCGCCGACCCCGCCGGCCAATGCTGCCGGCAACCAGGCGCCCACCCAGTCCTCTACGCAAGCCAAGGCGGCAACGCCGGCCGGTGTCGATGCCAACGGGCTTTCGGTGAGCTGGTCCGTGCAACTGGCCAGCATGTCCAACCGCGCCAATGCCGACAACCTGCAGAAGACACTGCGTGCCCAGGGCTACAATGCCTACATTCGCACCTCCGAGGGTGTGAACCGCGTATTCGTCGGGCCGCTGATCGAGCGTGCCGAAGCCGACCGGCTGCGTGACCAGCTCGACAAGCAGCAGAAGCTCAAGGGTATCGTGGTGCGCTTCCAGCCCGAGCGGGGCTGA
- a CDS encoding CvpA family protein: MALTPVDWAILAVIAISALISIKRGFVKEALSLVIWIVAGVVAWMFGAGLSYYLADYIATPSARIIASCIILFVATLLVGAMVNFLIGELIRVTGLSGTDRFLGMVFGAARGALLVVVAVGLLSLGPVQQDQWWQDSRLLPQFLMVADWSKNLILGMSSQWFASGISVPAELPFKEQVLSPQMAQDVLGKSSSTK; the protein is encoded by the coding sequence GTGGCACTTACTCCGGTTGACTGGGCGATCCTCGCGGTCATCGCCATCTCCGCTCTGATCAGCATCAAGCGCGGCTTCGTCAAGGAAGCCCTGTCGCTGGTGATCTGGATCGTCGCAGGTGTGGTCGCCTGGATGTTCGGTGCCGGACTGTCCTATTACCTGGCCGATTACATCGCCACGCCCTCGGCGCGGATCATCGCCAGTTGCATCATTCTGTTCGTGGCCACCCTGCTGGTCGGCGCCATGGTCAATTTTCTCATCGGTGAACTGATTCGGGTCACCGGGCTGTCGGGCACTGACCGGTTTCTCGGCATGGTCTTCGGTGCCGCGCGTGGTGCCTTGCTGGTCGTCGTCGCGGTCGGGCTGTTGAGCCTGGGGCCGGTGCAACAGGATCAATGGTGGCAGGACTCACGCCTGCTGCCGCAATTTCTCATGGTCGCTGACTGGTCTAAAAACCTGATTCTCGGGATGTCCAGCCAGTGGTTCGCCAGCGGTATCAGCGTTCCCGCTGAACTACCGTTCAAGGAGCAGGTACTGTCGCCGCAGATGGCGCAGGACGTGCTCGGTAAATCCAGTTCCACTAAGTAG
- the purF gene encoding amidophosphoribosyltransferase, whose protein sequence is MCGIVGIVGKSNVNQALYDALTVLQHRGQDAAGIVTSHDGRLFLRKDNGLVRDVFQQRHMQRLVGHMGIGHVRYPTAGSSTSAEAQPFYVNSPYGITLAHNGNLTNVEQLAKEIYESDLRHVNTNSDSEVLLNVFAHELAVRGKLQPTEEDIFAAVADVHKRCRGGYAVVAMVTGYGIVGFRDPDAIRPIVFGQRHTDEGVEYMIASESVALDVLGFTLIRDLAPGEAVYITEDGRLFTRQCAPNPRYAPCIFEHVYLARPDSIIDGISVYKARLRMGERLAEKIRRERPDHDIDVVIPIPDTSRTAALELANHLGVKFREGFVKNRYIGRTFIMPGQAARKKSVRQKLNAIELEFRGKNVMLVDDSIVRGTTCKQIIQMAREAGAKNVYFCSAAPAVRYPNVYGIDMPSAHELIAHNRTTQEVADLIGADWLVYQDLNDLIEAVSGSKKIKIDNFDCSVFDGKYVTGDVDEHYLNRIEDARNDAAKVKNQAVSAIIDLYNN, encoded by the coding sequence ATGTGTGGCATCGTCGGAATCGTCGGTAAGTCGAACGTCAACCAGGCGCTGTATGACGCGCTCACCGTCCTCCAGCACCGCGGCCAGGATGCTGCCGGTATCGTGACCAGCCATGATGGCCGGTTGTTCCTGCGCAAGGACAACGGGTTGGTGCGCGATGTGTTCCAGCAGCGCCATATGCAGCGGCTGGTCGGGCACATGGGTATCGGTCATGTGCGTTATCCCACGGCGGGCAGCTCCACTTCGGCCGAAGCCCAGCCGTTCTATGTCAACTCGCCCTATGGCATCACCCTGGCACACAACGGCAACCTGACCAACGTCGAGCAGTTGGCCAAGGAAATCTACGAGTCCGACCTGCGCCACGTGAACACCAATTCCGATTCGGAAGTGCTGCTCAACGTGTTCGCCCACGAGCTGGCCGTGCGTGGCAAGCTGCAGCCGACCGAAGAGGACATCTTCGCGGCGGTGGCCGACGTGCACAAACGCTGCCGTGGCGGCTATGCCGTGGTGGCGATGGTCACCGGTTATGGCATCGTCGGCTTCCGTGACCCGGATGCGATCCGTCCGATCGTCTTCGGTCAGCGCCACACCGACGAAGGCGTGGAGTACATGATCGCCTCCGAGAGCGTCGCGCTGGACGTGCTGGGCTTCACCCTGATCCGTGACCTGGCGCCGGGCGAAGCGGTGTACATCACCGAAGATGGCCGCCTGTTCACCCGCCAGTGCGCGCCGAACCCGCGCTATGCACCGTGCATTTTCGAACACGTCTACCTGGCCCGCCCCGACTCGATCATCGACGGCATCTCGGTGTACAAGGCGCGCCTGCGCATGGGCGAGCGTCTGGCCGAGAAGATCCGCCGCGAGCGCCCCGACCATGACATCGACGTGGTCATCCCGATTCCGGACACCAGCCGCACCGCCGCCCTGGAGCTGGCGAACCACTTGGGCGTCAAGTTCCGCGAAGGCTTCGTGAAGAACCGCTACATCGGCCGTACCTTCATCATGCCCGGCCAGGCGGCGCGCAAGAAATCCGTACGCCAGAAGCTCAACGCCATCGAGCTGGAATTCCGCGGCAAGAACGTGATGCTGGTCGACGACTCCATCGTGCGCGGCACCACCTGCAAGCAGATCATCCAGATGGCCCGCGAAGCCGGCGCCAAGAATGTCTATTTCTGCTCGGCCGCCCCGGCCGTGCGCTACCCGAACGTCTACGGCATCGACATGCCGAGTGCTCACGAACTCATCGCGCACAACCGCACCACCCAGGAAGTGGCCGATCTGATCGGTGCCGACTGGCTGGTCTACCAGGACCTCAACGATCTCATCGAAGCGGTCAGCGGCAGCAAGAAGATCAAGATCGACAACTTCGATTGCTCGGTCTTCGACGGCAAGTACGTCACCGGTGATGTCGACGAGCACTACCTGAACCGGATCGAGGACGCTCGTAACGACGCGGCGAAGGTCAAGAACCAGGCCGTCAGCGCGATCATCGATCTGTACAACAACTGA
- a CDS encoding O-succinylhomoserine sulfhydrylase, whose protein sequence is MSEQWDSGRLDSDLDGVGFDTLAVRAGQHRTPESEHSDPLFFTSSYVFRTAADAAARFAGDVPGNVYSRYTNPTVRTFEERIAALEGAEQAVATSTGMSAILSVVMSLCSAGDHVLVSRSVFGSTISLFEKYLKRFGVEVDYVPLAELAGWDAAIKPNTRLLFVESPSNPLAELVDIAALAEIAHAKGAMLVVDNCFCTPALQQPLKLGADVVVHSATKFIDGQGRCMGGVVAGRAELMKEVVGFLRTAGPTLSPFNAWVFLKGLETLNLRMRAHCANAQALAEWLEQQDGVEKVHYAGLKSHPQHELAQRQQKGFGAVVSFEVKGGKEGAWRFIDATRLVSITANLGDSKTTITHPATTSHGRLTPQERASAGISDSLIRLAVGLEDVTDLQNDLARGLAAL, encoded by the coding sequence ATGTCTGAGCAATGGGATTCAGGCCGGCTGGACAGTGACCTGGACGGCGTGGGGTTCGACACTCTGGCCGTTCGCGCGGGCCAGCACCGCACACCGGAAAGCGAGCACAGCGATCCGCTGTTCTTCACCTCCAGCTACGTGTTCCGCACGGCGGCCGATGCCGCCGCGCGCTTCGCCGGCGATGTGCCGGGTAACGTCTACTCGCGCTACACCAACCCCACCGTGCGCACCTTCGAAGAGCGCATCGCCGCGCTTGAAGGCGCCGAGCAGGCAGTCGCAACCTCCACTGGCATGTCGGCCATCCTCTCGGTGGTCATGAGTCTGTGCAGCGCCGGCGACCATGTGCTGGTGTCGCGCAGTGTATTCGGTTCGACCATCAGCCTGTTCGAGAAGTACCTCAAGCGCTTCGGCGTCGAGGTCGACTACGTGCCGCTGGCCGAACTGGCCGGTTGGGATGCGGCAATCAAGCCCAATACCCGCCTGCTGTTCGTCGAGTCACCGTCCAACCCGCTGGCCGAGCTGGTCGATATCGCCGCGCTGGCGGAAATCGCGCATGCCAAGGGCGCCATGCTGGTGGTCGATAACTGCTTCTGCACGCCTGCACTGCAGCAGCCGCTGAAGCTGGGTGCCGATGTCGTGGTGCATTCGGCCACCAAGTTCATCGACGGCCAGGGGCGCTGCATGGGTGGTGTGGTCGCTGGCCGCGCCGAGCTGATGAAAGAAGTGGTCGGCTTCCTGCGCACTGCCGGTCCGACCCTGAGCCCGTTCAACGCCTGGGTGTTCCTCAAGGGCCTGGAAACCCTCAACCTGCGCATGCGCGCGCATTGTGCCAATGCCCAGGCCCTGGCCGAGTGGCTGGAGCAGCAGGATGGCGTGGAGAAGGTTCATTACGCCGGCCTGAAGAGCCACCCGCAGCACGAGCTGGCTCAACGTCAGCAGAAGGGCTTCGGCGCGGTGGTGAGCTTTGAGGTCAAGGGGGGCAAGGAGGGCGCCTGGCGCTTCATCGACGCCACGCGCCTGGTGTCGATCACCGCCAACCTGGGTGACAGCAAGACCACCATCACCCATCCGGCGACCACCTCGCACGGTCGTCTGACGCCCCAGGAGCGCGCTTCGGCGGGCATCAGTGATAGCCTGATCCGCCTCGCGGTGGGCCTGGAAGACGTCACCGACCTGCAGAACGACCTGGCTCGCGGCCTGGCAGCGCTGTGA
- a CDS encoding SDR family oxidoreductase, translating into MQVTGPSNGRVALVTGAARGIGLGIAAWLISEGWQVVLADVDRIRGATVAESLGENALFIAMDVASEDQVVGGVAQLLRQFGRLDALVCNAGVADPHNGTLESLGVERWNRVLAVNLTGPMLLAKHCAPYLRAHGGSIVNLASTRAHQSEADTEAYAASKGGLLALTHALAVSLGPQIRVNAVSPGWIDARDPSVRRAEPLSETDHAQHPAGRVGTVEDVAAMVSWLLSRNAGFVTGQEFVVDGGMTRKMIYAQ; encoded by the coding sequence ATGCAGGTCACCGGGCCGAGCAATGGCCGGGTGGCGCTGGTCACCGGTGCCGCCCGCGGCATCGGCCTGGGCATCGCCGCCTGGCTGATCAGCGAAGGTTGGCAGGTGGTGCTGGCGGATGTGGACCGCATTCGAGGTGCCACGGTTGCTGAAAGCCTGGGCGAGAACGCCTTGTTCATCGCCATGGACGTGGCCAGCGAGGACCAGGTGGTCGGCGGTGTGGCCCAGTTGCTGCGCCAGTTCGGTCGCCTGGATGCTCTGGTGTGCAACGCCGGGGTTGCCGATCCGCACAACGGCACCCTGGAAAGCCTGGGCGTGGAGCGCTGGAACCGGGTGCTGGCGGTCAACCTGACCGGGCCGATGCTGCTGGCCAAGCACTGTGCACCTTACCTGCGCGCCCATGGTGGCAGCATCGTCAACCTGGCCTCCACGCGGGCCCATCAGTCCGAGGCCGACACCGAGGCCTACGCGGCGAGCAAGGGCGGGTTGCTGGCGCTGACCCATGCGCTGGCGGTGAGCCTGGGCCCGCAAATCCGCGTCAATGCAGTCAGCCCTGGCTGGATCGATGCCCGTGACCCTTCTGTGCGACGTGCCGAACCGCTCTCGGAAACCGACCATGCCCAACACCCGGCGGGCAGGGTAGGGACGGTCGAGGACGTGGCAGCGATGGTCAGCTGGCTGTTGTCACGTAATGCCGGCTTCGTGACCGGACAGGAGTTCGTCGTCGATGGCGGCATGACGCGCAAGATGATTTACGCGCAATAA
- a CDS encoding DUF2242 domain-containing protein, with product MFNVLNVRTACWAAVLLMAAGCSSPKQAIYDHEHFDDAGTFSRTYPASDTASCEAARRALLSQGYIITSNDPKMISGRKSFQQTGDTHIEISFNVVCADDVKPGTSSMFANALQDRYALKKSNTSASLGVGVLGSVSMPIGSTDDSMVKVASETVASDKFYERFFALVESFLPAEVKQAAHIVEKPKADLGVPEATTPVAPAAAAPAAPTHPAVEAPAPVAAPAPAAATDNGSQPVAAPVESDGFKVESTESQPAATQPAPEPAAQQAPAEPTPAVEPSPPAQ from the coding sequence ATGTTCAATGTTCTGAATGTTCGCACCGCCTGCTGGGCCGCCGTCCTGCTGATGGCCGCAGGCTGTTCCTCGCCCAAGCAGGCGATCTATGATCATGAGCATTTCGACGATGCAGGGACCTTCTCGCGCACCTACCCGGCCAGCGACACTGCCTCCTGCGAGGCGGCACGCCGGGCGTTGCTCAGTCAGGGCTACATCATCACCAGCAACGACCCGAAGATGATCAGCGGTCGCAAGAGCTTCCAGCAGACCGGTGACACCCACATCGAGATCAGTTTCAACGTGGTCTGTGCCGACGACGTCAAGCCCGGCACCTCCAGCATGTTCGCCAACGCCTTGCAGGACCGTTACGCGCTGAAGAAATCCAACACCTCCGCCAGTCTTGGCGTGGGTGTGCTCGGTTCGGTGTCGATGCCCATCGGCTCCACCGACGACTCGATGGTCAAGGTCGCCAGCGAGACCGTGGCTTCAGACAAATTCTACGAGCGCTTCTTTGCCCTGGTCGAAAGCTTCCTGCCAGCGGAAGTGAAGCAGGCCGCGCATATCGTCGAGAAGCCCAAGGCCGACCTGGGCGTGCCAGAAGCCACCACTCCCGTGGCTCCTGCCGCTGCAGCTCCGGCAGCACCGACGCATCCCGCGGTCGAAGCGCCCGCCCCAGTTGCCGCACCGGCTCCGGCCGCCGCTACGGACAACGGCAGCCAACCTGTGGCAGCGCCTGTCGAGTCTGACGGTTTCAAGGTCGAAAGCACCGAGAGCCAGCCTGCTGCAACGCAACCAGCCCCCGAGCCAGCAGCCCAACAGGCCCCGGCCGAGCCGACACCAGCGGTCGAGCCGTCCCCACCCG